One part of the Torulaspora delbrueckii CBS 1146 chromosome 8, complete genome genome encodes these proteins:
- the VTS1 gene encoding Vts1p (similar to Saccharomyces cerevisiae VTS1 (YOR359W); ancestral locus Anc_7.27), producing MSSAYEDFASGSQSPYNVGRGAHPGAVLLSPQSSVMNLSNSAVSATVLSPQLTAQSHNLSFNEMLDQQSLLLDPTGSHSQQSNNMSSTHSAAGSAVMSPMIQSPSRTPTNAQGSSMFLDSFTSSSSNNVVGMHNRSQSLNKSKAQQNLGQTQTVNPKSSQSKPRGQGDVNPVVNFTQDINQLCSWMSMLSSVQQNTVIDNLLSTLNEDVLQYTKLKLDSLMNSGYISPQIPAIASPVPNRESYSITNLDSVFSNERSMGADSDTGDHLDPSVDHSVIYQQWSPQPTSMTQPIYDYIKEMNQRPKSADPHVSKANINHTVKKPASSHNFNTQTNFYSASTKNRNFNGDFGTANSHTYYGGNRQQPTSNMHMNTTHSSLSPDHSPNSTSSSHTGNVTPNPTINAIPGASNGGGNGHGSSMNPRTLTDPRLLTNIPVWLKSLRLHKYSDALSSKKWDELIYLDDDALEKMGISALGARRKLLKAFAIVRDHKDQGLIDQTAYVS from the coding sequence ATGAGTAGTGCGTACGAGGATTTTGCATCGGGTAGCCAGTCTCCCTACAACGTAGGGAGAGGTGCACACCCCGGTGCTGTTCTGCTGTCACCTCAATCAAGTGTGATGAATCTGAGCAACAGCGCGGTGAGTGCTACGGTTCTTTCACCGCAATTAACTGCTCAGTCGCACAATTTGTCGTTCAACGAAATGCTGGATCAGCAGTCTCTATTATTGGATCCAACTGGTTCACATTCGCAGCAGTCGAATAATATGTCCTCGACCCACTCAGCAGCCGGCTCTGCTGTTATGTCGCCCATGATACAATCGCCCTCTCGAACACCAACCAATGCGCAGGGCTCTTCGATGTTTTTAGATTCTTTCACTAGTTCGTCCAGTAACAACGTGGTTGGAATGCACAACCGTTCCCAGTCACTCAATAAGTCTAAAGCGCAGCAAAATTTAGGTCAAACTCAGACAGTTAACCCAAAGTCATCACAATCGAAGCCAAGAGGTCAAGGAGATGTCAACCCGGTTGTCAATTTTACTCAGGATATCAACCAGCTATGTTCGTGGATGTCGATGTTAAGTAGTGTTCAACAGAATACCGTCATTGACAATTTGCTGTCCACGTTGAACGAGGATGTATTGCAATACACTAAGCTGAAGTTAGATAGTCTGATGAACAGCGGTTACATATCTCCCCAGATTCCGGCCATTGCTTCTCCAGTCCCCAATAGGGAATCCTATTCCATTACAAATCTAGATTCTGTGTTTTCCAATGAGAGAAGTATGGGGGCTGATAGTGATACTGGTGATCACCTCGATCCCAGCGTTGATCATTCTGTTATATACCAACAGTGGTCACCACAACCTACTTCGATGACTCAACCAATCTACGATTAtatcaaagagatgaaCCAGAGACCCAAATCTGCTGATCCTCATGTTTCCAAAGCGAATATTAACCACACCGTGAAGAAACCAGCTAGTAGCCATAATTTCAACACTCAAACCAACTTTTACTCGGCATCAACCAAGAATAGAAACTTCAATGGTGATTTTGGCACCGCGAATAGTCATACCTACTACGGCGGGAATCGTCAGCAACCCACTTCCAATATGCATATGAATACCACTCACAGCTCTCTATCCCCTGATCATTCGCCAAACAGTACGTCAAGTAGTCACACGGGTAATGTGACCCCAAATCCAACCATCAATGCGATACCTGGTGCTTCCAATGGTGGTGGGAATGGACACGGTTCATCGATGAACCCTAGGACCTTGACTGATCCTCGATTGTTGACCAATATACCAGTGTGGTTAAAGTCCCTGAGATTGCATAAGTACTCAGATGCGCTAAGCTCCAAAAAATGGGATGAACTCATCTATTTGGACGATGATGCCCTTGAGAAGATGGGTATTAGCGCCTTAGGTGCGCGGAGAAAACTTCTCAAGGCATTTGCCATAGTAAGAGACCACAAGGACCAGGGACTTATCGATCAGACCGCCTATGTATCATAG
- the PDE2 gene encoding 3',5'-cyclic-nucleotide phosphodiesterase PDE2 (similar to Saccharomyces cerevisiae PDE2 (YOR360C); ancestral locus Anc_7.26), whose amino-acid sequence MSTLFLVGNVDRVRVKELFVRYRDVFDRTVEVEDVRSLFDRLYSDRLAACALEASEAAEDRWNYEEGVSLVVLESRAEVEPQVLDEMFRNFLPVFNLVSVCQDVDLKHLQKILERLPSEQVECCDRIRRMAHWMYYCPSKGCSSRIYSMVEQLQRVRRKGRRSIPGLIKNIDFNKLMVIPSELNRENYWRLLCTWAFQPHTLTTRELLYCAFILLQKLSADAGLVIPDNQLLLLLFTLEASYHQVNKFHNFKHAVDVMQATWQLCEHIVDDPMQTLLLSMAAIGHDIGHPGSNNMLLSKFGAPVARIYNEESVLENIHKDFFQELLSTHWQELLTISSSSKAHPNYDVISETILATDMALHADYVEKLKIIPKIADTNTLTSLIIKAADISNVTRPLEISAQWSCLITLEFNDCTLLQQHEENVVSRECNDDDESIHSDDEIYRCISNVRLLSPDDLVAKYPCIPRGQIFFIDTFAEQFFQELCEKIPHLEFLIENIRTNKKFWLEKLRTSPSKHN is encoded by the coding sequence ATGTCTACGTTATTTCTTGTTGGTAATGTGGACCGAGTTAGGGTTAAAGAGCTATTTGTGCGATATAGGGATGTTTTCGATCGGACTGTGGAGGTAGAGGATGTGAGGTCACTGTTTGATCGGTTGTATTCGGACCGGTTGGCTGCGTGTGCTTTGGAAGCTTCTGAAGCAGCTGAGGACCGTTGGAATTATGAAGAGGGAGTTTCTTTGGTGGTACTGGAGTCTAGAGCCGAAGTGGAGCCACAGGTTTTGGATGAGATGTTTAGGAACTTTTTGCCGGTGTTTAACTTGGTGAGTGTGTGTCAGGATGTCGATTTGAAGCACTTGCAGAAGATACTGGAGAGATTGCCTTCGGAACAGGTGGAATGTTGTGATAGAATTAGAAGAATGGCTCATTGGATGTATTATTGTCCTTCGAAGGGTTGTTCTTCGCGGATTTACTCTATGGTGGAACAATTGCAAAGGGTACGGAGGAAAGGACGACGCTCTATACCTGGGTTGATAAAGAATATCGATTTTAACAAATTGATGGTTATTCCTTCAGAACTCAATCGTGAAAATTACTGGCGATTGCTGTGTACGTGGGCGTTTCAACCGCATACATTGACCACTAGAGAACTTCTATATTGTGCATTCATTTTGTTGCAGAAATTATCAGCCGATGCAGGGTTGGTTATACCAGATAATCAGCTTCTATTACTGTTATTCACTTTGGAAGCTTCGTATCACCAGGTGAACAAGTTCCACAATTTTAAACATGCGGTAGATGTCATGCAAGCCACATGGCAGCTATGTGAACATATAGTTGATGATCCTATGCAAACTTTACTCCTGTCAATGGCCGCGATTGGCCACGATATTGGCCATCCAGGTTCAAACAATATGTTGTTGTCCAAGTTTGGTGCGCCAGTGGCTAGGATTTACAACGAAGAGTCAGTTCTCGAGAACATACACAAGgacttctttcaagaactaCTCAGTACCCATTGGCAGGAACTACTCACGATTTCGTCGTCTTCAAAGGCGCACCCAAATTACGATGTTATTTCAGAGACTATTCTAGCGACTGATATGGCTTTGCATGCTGACTACgtggaaaaattgaaaataattccaaagattgcCGATACGAATACTTTAACATCATTGATCATAAAAGCCGCTGATATCTCAAATGTGACGAGACCTTTAGAGATATCTGCGCAGTGGTCCTGTCTTATCACACTCGAATTTAATGACTGCACTCTATTACAACAGCATGAAGAGAACGTGGTCAGCCGTGAGtgtaatgatgatgatgaatcaatACATTcggatgatgaaatttaCAGATGTATTTCCAACGTCAGATTATTATCACCAGACGATTTAGTGGCTAAATATCCATGCATACCAAGAGGTCaaatctttttcattgaCACTTTTGCCgaacaattcttccaaGAGCTTTGCGAAAAGATACCACACTTGGAATTTCTGATAGAAAACATCCGAACCAAcaaaaaattttggttaGAAAAATTACGAACTTCTCCGAGTAAACATAATTAA
- the GCV3 gene encoding glycine decarboxylase subunit H (similar to Saccharomyces cerevisiae GCV3 (YAL044C); ancestral locus Anc_7.25) — MFARALVRPSGTNGILRLFLRAQSTNALTKTSLPFTYSTSGPSKVLYTNQHEWIAAHQDGTAFVGITTYAADALGDATYVELPEPETELEAGESVGSVESVKSASEIYQPVAGTVLEANSALEESPQLINEDPMGAAWIAKIKINDAKDLETSGLLTLEAYEESLKHDEH, encoded by the coding sequence ATGTTTGCCAGAGCTTTGGTTAGACCCAGTGGGACCAATGGGATTTTGCGTTTGTTTTTGCGTGCTCAATCGACAAATGCATTGACAAAGACTAGTCTACCCTTCACTTATTCGACTTCCGGACCTTCCAAAGTGTTGTACACTAACCAGCACGAATGGATTGCAGCTCACCAGGATGGAACTGCGTTTGTTGGGATTACGACATATGCTGCAGATGCTCTAGGAGATGCTACATATGTGGAATTGCCAGAACCAGAGACTGAATTGGAGGCTGGTGAGTCTGTTGGTTCTGTTGAGTCTGTGAAATCAGCTTCTGAAATTTACCAGCCAGTGGCAGGTACTGTTTTGGAGGCCAACAGTGCGTTGGAAGAGTCCCCACAACTTATCAATGAAGATCCCATGGGTGCTGCTTGGATTGCCAAGATTAAGATTAATGACGCAAAGGATTTGGAAACCAGCGGTCTACTGACGCTGGAAGCTTACGAGGAATCCCTAAAACATGATGAGCATTAG
- the BOL1 gene encoding Bol1p (similar to Saccharomyces cerevisiae YAL044W-A; ancestral locus Anc_7.24), translated as MFKRLAIRTMSDLKVPLNRSIEGPIAQSITRKVHENFPDLTHFTIFNDSFKHAGHHGIADSDNRIESHFRLEIASNKFEGLTLPKRHRMVYKLLENEMGEGQVHALQLTTRTTAEQNKRLGKST; from the coding sequence ATGTTTAAACGATTGGCAATTCGCACCATGAGCGATCTGAAAGTACCATTGAACCGCAGTATTGAAGGTCCAATTGCACAAAGTATAACGAGGAAGGTTCATGAGAATTTCCCCGACTTGACCCATTTCACTATATTTAACGATTCCTTCAAGCATGCTGGACACCATGGAATAGCAGACTCCGACAATCGCATCGAATCCCATTTCAGACTAGAAATTGCCAGCAACAAATTCGAAGGACTCACTCTTCCCAAGAGACACAGGATGGTTTACAAGCTACTAGAAAACGAGATGGGTGAGGGCCAAGTGCACGCCTTGCAATTGACCACTAGGACTACTGCAGAACAAAACAAAAGATTAGGAAAATCTACATAG
- the BOL3 gene encoding Bol3p (similar to Saccharomyces cerevisiae YAL046C; ancestral locus Anc_7.23), with protein MIQLARVSLRSYIRAPSKMLGTRFYSMTPEETLIQEKLVKALQPERLQVMDISGGCGSMFAIDITSAKFKGLSIVKQHKLVNEILKEDIQKWHGLQLRTKAN; from the coding sequence ATGATTCAACTTGCTAGGGTCTCTTTAAGATCCTATATAAGGGCTCCATCGAAAATGTTGGGGACTCGGTTTTATTCTATGACCCCGGAGGAAACTTTGATACAAGAGAAATTAGTCAAAGCACTCCAGCCAGAAAGACTTCAGGTGATGGATATATCTGGAGGCTGTGGCTCAATGTTTGCCATCGACATAACCAGTGCAAAATTTAAGGGCTTATCAATTGTGAAGCAGCATAAGTTGGTGAATGaaatattgaaagaagataTACAAAAATGGCACGGTTTGCAATTACGCACCAAAGCTAATTGA
- the PRT1 gene encoding translation initiation factor eIF3 core subunit b (similar to Saccharomyces cerevisiae PRT1 (YOR361C); ancestral locus Anc_7.22), whose protein sequence is MATEFEDIKLEDIPVDDVEFGDLEEKYSVKDEFNFDQYIVVSGAPVIPEAKVPVLKKALTGLFSKAGKVVDMEFPIDPETKKSKGFLFVECGSPADGNKIIKAFHTKRLDLKHRLYLYTVRDVERYNSNAFNTEFKEPAMPEFVPSSSLKSWLQDEEVRDQYVLQKDDLTTVFWNTTLEDADNVVESRENWSSNYVRFSPKGTYLFSYHDQGVVAWGGPHFDRLRRFYHPNVRTSSVSPNEKYLVSFSADPIIYNEDDKDSPFTKRNEGHQLCIWEIASGLLMTTFPVVKSPFLHWPLIRWSFNDKYCARMVGGTLVVHDSDNGFAPMENKALKVPGIRDFSFAPSGVKLHPFRQNDEPSVLLAYWTPETNNMSCKGTIVEVPRGRVLKTVNLVQVSNVSLHWQNNADFLCFNVERHTKSGKTLFSNLELCKLTEKDIPVEKIEFKDCVRAFEWEPNGNRFVAIAERDTGDDNPAIPRHVISFFAPEVKEKEQGSNASTGIKRWKLVVDIPDKFSNTISWSPAGRFVVVATLVKPNVRKSDFMFFDVDFAGEKNINEAKDVTASVKDIAKPAYLSATDLKWDPSGRYLAAWSSALKHKIENGYKIFNVGGDVVKEETVSNFKNFAWRPRPASLLSNAEKKKVRKNLREWSAQFEEQDAMEADSAMRDLILRQRELLKEWHEYRAESSEKLLKDFGYKAFDVTPLDEDDEQYTVVEEVKEEILEEKEEKVQDE, encoded by the coding sequence ATGGCAActgaatttgaagatataAAACTGGAAGATATCCCGGTCGATGACGTGGAATTCGgcgatttggaagaaaaatacaGCGTTAAGGATGAATTCAATTTCGACCAATATATTGTTGTAAGTGGTGCACCTGTGATTCCTGAAGCCAAGGTTCCtgtcttgaagaaagctttGACCGGTCTTTTCTCTAAAGCGGGCAAAGTCGTTGACATGGAGTTCCCAATTGATCCagagacaaagaagagtAAAGGCTTCCTTTTTGTTGAATGTGGTTCACCAGCAGATGGTAACAAGATTATCAAGGCATTCCATACCAAGAGACTGGATTTGAAGCATAGACTGTACTTGTACACTGTTAGagatgttgaaagatacaACTCAAATGCTTTCAACACTGAGTTCAAGGAACCTGCTATGCCTGAGTTTGTTCCATCtagttctttgaagagctggttgcaagatgaagaggtcAGAGATCAATATGTTCTGCAGAAGGATGATTTGACTACCGTTTTCTGGAATACGACGCTAGAGGATGCGGACAATGTTGTGGAATCGAGGGAGAACTGGTCCAGCAACTACGTCAGATTCTCTCCTAAAGGTACCTATCTATTTTCGTACCACGATCAAGGTGTCGTCGCTTGGGGTGGTCCTCACTTTGACCGTCTAAGAAGATTCTATCATCCTAATGTAAGAACTTCTTCCGTGTCACCAAATGAAAAATACTTGGTCTCTTTCTCTGCAGACCCAATCATTTacaatgaagatgataagGACTCTCCTTTCACTAAGAGAAATGAAGGTCACCAGTTATGTATCTGGGAAATTGCATCGGGTTTGCTGATGACCACTTTTCCAGTGGTCAAGAGTCCTTTCTTACACTGGCCTTTGATCAGATGGTCTTTCAATGACAAGTACTGCGCACGTATGGTTGGTGGCACATTGGTTGTCCACGACAGTGATAACGGATTCGCCCCTATGGAAAACAAGGCCTTGAAAGTTCCTGGTATCAGAGATTTCTCTTTTGCTCCAAGTGGTGTTAAATTACATCCTTTCAGACAGAACGACGAGCCCTCCGTATTGTTGGCTTACTGGACTCCTGAAACTAACAACATGTCCTGTAAAGGTACTATTGTCGAAGTTCCTCGTGGTAGAGTATTGAAGACGGTCAACTTGGTCCAAGTTTCGAATGTCAGTCTACACTGGCAAAACAATGCCGACTTCCTATGTTTCAACGTTGAACGTCACACAAAGTCTGGTAAAACATTATTCAGTAATCTGGAACTATGTAAATTGACTGAGAAGGATATTCCAGTCGAGAAGATCGAATTTAAGGACTGCGTCAGAGCATTTGAATGGGAACCAAATGGAAACAGATTTGTTGCCATTGCAGAGCGTGATACTGGTGACGATAATCCAGCTATTCCAAGACACGTTATAAGTTTCTTTGCACCAGAAGTTaaggagaaagaacaagGGTCAAATGCTTCAACAGGTATTAAGAGATGGAAGCTTGTTGTCGATATTCCAGACAAATTCTCTAACACAATTTCTTGGTCCCCTGCTGGTAGATTTGTAGTCGTTGCCACTTTGGTCAAACCAAACGTTCGTAAATCTGATTTCATGTTCTTCGACGTGGATTTCGCCGGtgaaaagaatatcaaTGAAGCAAAGGATGTCACAGCGTCTGTGAAGGATATTGCTAAACCAGCTTATCTATCGGCAACTGACTTGAAGTGGGATCCATCCGGAAGATACTTGGCTGCTTGGTCGAGTGCTTTGAAGCAcaagattgaaaatggttacaagattttcaatGTTGGTGGTGATGTGGTCAAGGAAGAAACCGTATCtaatttcaagaactttgcATGGAGACCAAGACCAGCATCTCTATTGAGTAACgcagagaagaagaaggttaGAAAGAACTTGAGAGAATGGTCTGCGCAATTCGAAGAGCAAGATGCTATGGAGGCCGACTCTGCTATGAGAGACTTGATCTTGAGACAACGtgaattgttgaaggaATGGCACGAGTACAGAGCCGAGTCCTCCGAGAAGTTGCTCAAGGACTTCGGTTACAAAGCCTTTGACGTTACTCcattggatgaagatgatgaacagTACACAGTGGTGGAGGAAGTaaaggaagagatcttggaagaaaaagaggaaaaagtTCAGGACGAGTAA
- the SPC72 gene encoding gamma-tubulin complex subunit SPC72 (similar to Saccharomyces cerevisiae SPC72 (YAL047C); ancestral locus Anc_7.21): MEDVSSEISGIVTSPRIDGNTLSFNSGPHVEGFSPVGVSPSHNGNFRMNRNGAVDITQRPYVGLQRDIDVLDDEDLTYDSSGLAIPRLRESMTPWRTTESKIKKDPKLHASRAATLVDNQFPTNSRPETRNSLFSLDGAYTVASSTTNDIEHLQKQLTTYKLKVRTLLELIKQLNYGDDEQKNRDSFYGKLLSTLSQSDEVDELRKQLTHVKNNNGIKQKRIDELENDISRLSEQLASTKKEHAETLEYANEYLEHSELLAKNIDEMLTLLLENIDLPHEERDALQKTIQISSSFAMVKINALMTTFSRVLQDLKSSDLKSRDVEVPEHDRNNSTTIDAIANSTGINEIAGSVEAVNEEKNDEFSINESAIDTRLEVVIEGLHQEYDKFFHGIRTKIEKSAELEKLLLSRLSQQDKLLSRIAAASNMDSQQQDSHCQKHDSILSSIDETSKRASLELSKSYKDHIDNLNSLVHALNSTMGEKNAELQQLRTQLKDQESLRKTEQKLKNELKEYKDVCKLKENNWESFANDLEESVRVLQIENDQMSEVVNRLHSELKIKEDEIEEISASLQETQRRVRDISNLHKEDKLEFKNELSEKMREIESLNEERDQIRAFISETEKTSIHRQKYAREFQGFKDHLLLHLEKVFNTLGKILQQTSVDQSKRKLEVIRRMDGLTATKTMQTKLESLYNFIETAQESIVESYTSMVLLEGERRSTEGTSSKEMQLRIEELERKWISERERRKLDITAAESRITRLEAENELLREKLYNSTMRK; the protein is encoded by the coding sequence ATGGAGGACGTTTCCAGTGAAATTAGCGGGATCGTGACATCTCCGCGAATTGATGGTAATACGTTGAGTTTTAACTCTGGTCCGCATGTAGAGGGTTTTTCACCAGTTGGTGTCAGCCCATCGCATAATGGAAATTTTAGGATGAATCGTAATGGTGCCGTGGATATTACTCAAAGGCCGTATGTTGGGTTGCAGCGCGATATCGATGTactggatgatgaagatttgaccTATGACTCTTCCGGATTGGCGATACCACGACTGAGAGAGTCTATGACACCTTGGAGGACAACTGAATCCAAGATTAAGAAGGATCCTAAGCTCCATGCTTCCCGTGCGGCTACTTTGGTGGACAACCAATTCCCGACGAATTCAAGGCCTGAGACAAGAAACTCTTTGTTCTCGCTGGATGGTGCCTATACAGTGGCATCTTCTACTACAAATGACATAGAGCATTTGCAAAAGCAATTGACTACTTATAAATTGAAAGTGAGAACCCTATTAGAGCTCATTAAGCAGCTCAATTACGGTGATGACGAACAAAAAAATAGGGATTCGTTTTATGGTAAGTTGTTGTCTACTTTGTCTCAAAGtgatgaagttgatgaattAAGAAAACAATTGACACACGTAAAGAACAATAATGGAATAAAGCAGAAACGGATTGATGAATTAGAGAATGATATTTCCCGATTGAGTGAGCAACTCGCTTCGACCAAAAAAGAGCATGCTGAAACTTTGGAATACGCTAATGAGTACCTTGAACATTCAGAATTGTTGGCAAAAAATATTGACGAGATGTTAACTTTATTGCTTGAAAATATCGATTTACCTCACGAAGAGCGTGATGCTTTGCAGAAGACGATtcaaatatcatcatcatttgcaaTGGTCAAGATAAACGCGCTAATGACGACTTTTAGTagagttcttcaagatttaAAATCtagtgatttgaaatctCGAGACGTTGAGGTGCCGGAGCATGATCGAAATAACAGTACTACTATTGATGCTATAGCTAACAGTACTGGAATAAATGAAATAGCGGGAAGCGTGGAAGCAGTCAATGAGGAGAAAAACGATGAATTCTCGATTAATGAATCAGCAATTGACACGCGACTTGAGGTCGTAATAGAAGGGTTGCACCAAGAATACGATAAATTTTTCCATGGTATACGAACCAAGATCGAGAAGTCTGCTGAGCTGGAGAAGCTCTTATTAAGCAGGCTCTCTCAGCAAGATAAACTTTTAAGTCGCATAGCCGCTGCTAGTAATATGGACTCTCAACAGCAGGATTCCCATTGTCAAAAGCATGATTCAATCCTCTCCAGCATTGACGAGACGAGTAAGAGAGCTAGCTTGGAGCTTTCCAAATCATACAAAGATCATATTGATAACCTGAATTCTCTTGTGCATGCACTAAACTCAACCATGGGCGAGAAAAATGCAGAGCTACAACAACTCAGAACGCAAttaaaagatcaagaatcgCTACGAAAAACTGAAcaaaagctcaaaaatGAACTTAAGGAATACAAAGACGTGTGcaagttgaaagagaatAATTGGGAAAGTTTTGCTAACGATCTTGAGGAAAGCGTACGGGTCTTACAGATAGAGAATGACCAGATGTCCGAAGTTGTCAACCGGCTGCATTCTGAActaaagatcaaagaagatgaaattgaagaaatatcaGCCAGCTTACAAGAGACGCAACGACGGGTTCGTGACATCTCTAACCTTcacaaagaagataagCTGGAATTTAAAAATGAACtaagtgaaaaaatgaGAGAAATAGAATCTCTTAACGAAGAGCGAGATCAGATTAGAGCTTTCATTTCCGAAACTGAAAAGACCTCGATCCATCGTCAAAAATACGCAAGAGAATTCCAGGGTTTCAAAGACCATCTATTGCTTCACTTGGAGAAAGTGTTCAATACTCTCGGCAAAATATTGCAGCAGACATCTGTCGACCAATCCAAGAGGAAATTAGAGGTCATACGTCGCATGGATGGCCTTACTGCTACCAAAACCATGCAAACTAAACTTGAATCACTTTACAACTTCATAGAGACTGCGCAAGAATCCATAGTTGAGTCCTACACTAGCATGGTTTTACTCGAAGGAGAGCGCAGGTCCACAGAAGGCACTAGCAGTAAAGAGATGCAACTCAGGATAGAGGAGCTGGAAAGAAAATGGATATCTGAGAGAGAGCGGCGCAAATTAGACATTACAGCGGCTGAATCCCGCATCACTCGACTCGAAGCTGAAAACGAATTATTACGAGAAAAATTATACAATAGCACAATGCGCAAATGA
- the PRE10 gene encoding proteasome core particle subunit alpha 7 (similar to Saccharomyces cerevisiae PRE10 (YOR362C); ancestral locus Anc_7.20) — protein sequence MTSIGTGYDLSNSVFSPDGRNFQVQYAVKAVENGTTSIGIKFKDGVVFAVEKLVTSKLLVPKKNVKIQVVDRHIGCVYSGLMPDGRQLVNRGREESSSFKKLYQKPIPIPALADRLGQYVQAHTLYNSVRPFGVTAIFGGIDEEGPHLYMLEPSGAHWGYKGAATGKGRQTAKAELEKLVDKHPEGLTGREAVKQAAKIIHMAHEDNKEKDFELEISWCSLSETGGLHKFVEGELLEEAIEFAKKEANGDEDSDDSGDDEPAGAVDAEGDVQIE from the coding sequence ATGACATCGATTGGTACTGGCTAcgatctttcaaatagtgTTTTTTCACCCGATGGGAGAAACTTTCAGGTGCAATATGCGGTGAAAGCAGTAGAGAATGGGACGACTTCTATTGGTATCAAGTTCAAGGATGGTGTTGTGTTTGCAGTGGAGAAGCTTGTTACTTCTAAGCTTTTAGTGCCAAAGAAAAACGTCAAGATTCAGGTTGTGGATCGTCATATTGGATGCGTTTACTCTGGTCTGATGCCCGATGGGAGACAATTGGTGAATAGAGGGCGTGAAGAATCGTCCAGTTTCAAGAAGTTATATCAAAAGCCAATTCCTATACCCGCACTTGCGGATCGTTTGGGTCAGTACGTTCAGGCACATACTCTGTACAATAGTGTGAGACCTTTTGGTGTGACAGCGATCTTTGGTGGAATAGACGAAGAAGGTCCTCATCTGTATATGCTTGAACCAAGTGGTGCGCATTGGGGATACAAGGGAGCAGCAACAGGGAAAGGTAGACAGACTGCGAAGGCagaattggagaaattggtTGATAAGCACCCGGAAGGACTAACGGGCAGAGAGGCCGTGAAACAAGCAGCAAAGATTATCCATATGGCACACGAAGATAATAAGGAGAAAGATTTCGAGCTGGAAATTAGTTGGTGTTCATTATCGGAAACCGGAGGATTACATAAATTCGTGGAGGGAGAAttgcttgaagaagcaatcgagtttgcaaagaaggagGCCAATGGTGATGAGGATAGTGACGACTCAGGCGATGATGAACCTGCAGGAGCGGTTGATGCTGAAGGTGATGTTCAAATAGAATAA